One stretch of Mangifera indica cultivar Alphonso chromosome 9, CATAS_Mindica_2.1, whole genome shotgun sequence DNA includes these proteins:
- the LOC123226421 gene encoding CASP-like protein 5A2 isoform X2: protein MNVSHASVHPVEDPPTTDGGNAPRVRMKDIQGMPGTPGGLTLRICQLIFAVAALCVMATTNDFPSVTAFCYEVRGDERHPHIVMSNMLSRCVRLSCLKPLLMVCNFSLLTCSSNVCTYFQTYVHANFLFCTIGRLVTALAVYFRIFS from the exons ATGAACGTGAGCCATGCGTCGGTTCACCCTGTGGAAGATCCTCCGACCACGGATGGCGGCAATGCTCCGAGGGTGAGGATGAAGGACATACAGGGCATGCCTGGGACACCTGGCGGCCTTACTTTGCGAATTTGTCAATTGATCTTTGCGGTTGCAGCGCTTTGTGTCATGGCGACCACTAATGACTTCCCTTCCGTAACTGCTTTTTG TTATGAAGTGCGAGGTGATGAACGCCATCCTCATATAGTAATGTCTAACATGCTATCAAGATGTGTAAGGCTGAGCTGTCTAAAGCCACTACTGATGGTGTGCAATTTCTCATTGTTGACCTGCTCATCAAATGTCTGTACTTACTTCCAGACCTATGTACATGCCAACTTCTTGTTCTGCACCATTGGCAGATTAGTGACAGCGCTGGCTGTGTACTTCAGGATCTTTAGCTAA
- the LOC123226421 gene encoding CASP-like protein 5A2 isoform X1 — translation MNVSHASVHPVEDPPTTDGGNAPRVRMKDIQGMPGTPGGLTLRICQLIFAVAALCVMATTNDFPSVTAFCFLVAAAGLQSLWSLSLAIVDIYALLVKRSLQNNQILSLFAVGDGITSTLTFAAACASAGITVLIDNDLQNCKQNHCVQFETATAVAFISWFSALPSFLLNFWSLASR, via the exons ATGAACGTGAGCCATGCGTCGGTTCACCCTGTGGAAGATCCTCCGACCACGGATGGCGGCAATGCTCCGAGGGTGAGGATGAAGGACATACAGGGCATGCCTGGGACACCTGGCGGCCTTACTTTGCGAATTTGTCAATTGATCTTTGCGGTTGCAGCGCTTTGTGTCATGGCGACCACTAATGACTTCCCTTCCGTAACTGCTTTTTG CTTCCTTGTTGCAGCTGCTGGCTTGCAGAGTTTGTGGAGCCTTTCACTGGCCATTGTAGACATTTATGCCCTTCTGGTGAAGCGATCCTTGCAGAATAATCAAATTCTTAGTTTGTTTGCTGTTGGTGATGGG ATAACGTCTACTCTTACATTTGCTGCAGCATGCGCGTCTGCTGGTATCACAGTTCTTATTGACAATGATCTTCAAAACTGTAAGCAGAATCACTGTGTGCAGTTTGAAACTGCTACTGCCGTGGCCTTCATAAGCTGGTTTTCTGCATTACCctcttttctcttaaatttctgGTCATTGGCATCCCGTTGA
- the LOC123224674 gene encoding homeobox-leucine zipper protein REVOLUTA-like, producing MAMVMAQQQRESSSGSIDKHQLDSGKYVRYTAEQVEALERVYAECPKPSSLRRQQLIRECPILSNIEPKQIKVWFQNRRCREKQRKEASRLSTVNRKLTAMNKLLMEENDRLQKQVSQLVCENGYMRQQLQTATAATDGSCDSAVTTPQHSLRDANNPAGLLSIAEETLAEFLSKATGTAVDWVQMPGMKPGPDSVGIFAISQSCSGVAARACGLVSLEPTKIAEILKDRPSWFRDCRSLGVFTMFPAGNAGTIELVYTQVYAPTTLAPARDFWTLRYTASLDNGSLVVCERSLSGSGAGPNPAAVTQFVRAEMLPSGYLIRPCEGGGSIIHIVDHLNLEAWSVPEVLRPLYESSKVVAQRMTIAALRYIRQIAQETSGDVVYGLGRQPAVLRTFSQRLSRGFNDAINGFNDDGWSLINCDGAEDVIIAVNSTKGLSATSNNANSLSFLGGILCAKASMLLQNVPPAVLVRFLREHRSEWADFNVDAYSAASIKAGSFAYPGMRPTRFTGSQIIMPFGHTIEHEELIEVIRLEGHSLAQEDAFVSRDIHLLQICSGVDENAVGACSELVFAPIDEMFPDDGPLLPSGFRIIPLDSKTPDTQGTLTTHRTLDLTSSLEVGPGTNHAAGDSSSCQNTRSVLTIAFQFPFESNLQDNVASMARQYVRSVISSVQRVAMAITPSGLSPTVGPKLSPGSPEALTLANWICQSYSFHLGAELFRSDSVVGDSLLKQLWHHQDAILCCSLKSLPVFIFANQAGLDMLETTLVALQDISLDKIFDESGRKSLCTEFTKLMQQGFTYLPAGICMSTMGRHVSYEQAVAWKVLVAEENSVHCLAFSFVNWSFV from the exons ATGGCTATGGTGATGGCGCAACAACAAAGAGAGAGTAGTAGTGGGAGTATCGATAAGCATCAACTGGATAGTGGAAAGTATGTTCGCTACACGGCTGAGCAGGTGGAGGCGCTTGAGAGAGTCTATGCTGAGTGCCCCAAACCCAGTTCTTTGCGCAGGCAGCAGTTGATCCGTGAGTGTCCCATCCTCTCCAACATTGAGCCCAAACAGATCAAAGTTTGGTTTCAAAATCGAAG GTGTCGAGAGAAGCAGAGAAAAGAGGCTTCAAGACTCTCAACTGTGAACCGGAAATTGACGGCTATGAATAAGCTGTTGATGGAGGAGAATGATCGTCTGCAGAAACAGGTGTCGCAGCTCGTGTGTGAAAATGGCTATATGCGCCAACAGCTGCAAACG GCAACAGCGGCAACTGATGGGAGCTGTGACTCTGCGGTGACCACTCCTCAGCATTCACTGAGAGATGCCAATAACCCTGCTGG ACTTCTCTCAATAGCGGAGGAGACCTTGGCAGAGTTCCTTTCAAAGGCTACAGGAACTGCTGTCGATTGGGTCCAGATGCCTGGGATGAAG cCTGGTCCGGATTCGGTTGGGATCTTTGCCATTTCACAAAGTTGCAGTGGAGTGGCAGCTAGAGCCTGCGGTCTTGTCAGTTTAGAACCCACAAAG ATTGCAGAGATCCTTAAAGATCGTCCATCTTGGTTCCGAGACTGTCGGAGCCTTGGAGTTTTCACAATGTTCCCAGCTGGGAATGCTGGAACAATTGAACTTGTATACACACAG GTATATGCCCCAACCACTCTGGCTCCTGCACGGGATTTCTGGACTCTGAGATACACTGCAAGTTTAGACAATGGAAGTCTTGTG GTCTGTGAGAGGTCTCTTTCTGGTTCTGGTGCTGGACCAAATCCAGCAGCTGTTACTCAATTTGTTAGAGCTGAAATGCTTCCTAGTGGTTATCTGATTCGTCCTTGTGAGGGTGGAGGGTCAATCATCCATATCGTTGACCACCTGAATCTTGAG GCATGGAGTGTGCCAGAGGTGTTGCGACCACTTTATGAATCGTCAAAAGTAGTGGCCCAGAGAATGACCATCGCA GCTCTGCGGTATATCAGGCAAATAGCTCAAGAGACTAGTGGTGACGTAGTTTATGGGTTGGGCAGGCAGCCTGCTGTTCTCAGAACTTTCAGCCAAAGATTAAGCAG AGGTTTCAATGATGCTATCAATGGATTTAATGATGATGGCTGGTCATTGATTAACTGTGATGGTGCCGAAGATGTCATAATTGCAGTAAATTCAACAAAGGGTCTAAGCGCCACTTCAAACAATGCTAATTCCCTTTCATTTCTCGGTGGTATTCTCTGTGCAAAGGCTTCCATGTTGCTCCAA AATGTTCCTCCAGCAGTGCTTGTACGTTTCTTGCGGGAGCATCGTTCAGAGTGGGCTGATTTTAATGTTGATGCCTATTCTGCTGCATCAATAAAAGCTGGTTCCTTTGCTTATCCAGGAATGAGGCCTACACGATTTACTGGAAGCCAAATCATCATGCCATTTGGGCACACAATTGAACACGAAGAG TTGATTGAAGTGATTCGACTTGAAGGACATTCTCTTGCTCAAGAAGATGCTTTTGTGTCAAGGGATATTCATCTACTGCAG ATATGTAGTGGAGTTGATGAAAATGCTGTGGGAGCATGTTCTGAACTGGTCTTTGCTCCCATCGATGAGATGTTTCCGGATGATGGTCCATTGCTACCCTCTGGTTTCCGTATTATCCCATTGGATTCAAAAACG CCTGACACCCAAGGTACATTGACTACTCATCGGACACTAGATCTTACTTCGAGTCTTGAAGTTGGCCCCGGCACAAACCACGCTGCAGGAGATTCTTCATCATGCCAGAATACCCGATCGGTATTGACTATTGCCTTCCAGTTCCCTTTTGAGAGCAATCTACAGGATAATGTTGCTAGTATGGCACGCCAGTATGTCCGTAGTGTGATTTCTTCTGTACAGAGGGTGGCCATGGCGATAACACCATCAGGATTGAGCCCAACTGTGGGACCAAAGCTCTCACCAGGCTCTCCAGAAGCACTTACATTAGCTAACTGGATCTGCCAAAGCTATAG TTTCCATTTGGGGGCAGAGTTGTTCAGATCTGATTCTGTTGTTGGCGACTCACTGTTGAAGCAGCTTTGGCATCATCAGGATGCCATATTGTGTTGTTCATTGAAG TCGCTCCCAGTTTTCATCTTTGCAAACCAGGCAGGCCTTGACATGCTGGAGACAACTCTAGTGGCTCTACAAGATATCTCACTGGATAAAATCTTCGATGAGTCTGGGCGAAAGTCATTATGTACCGAATTCACCAAGTTAATGCAGCAG GGTTTCACTTATTTACCGGCTGGCATCTGCATGTCAACAATGGGGCGCCATGTTTCATACGAACAAGCAGTTGCTTGGAAAGTCCTTGTTGCAGAAGAAAACTCTGTTCACTGTCTTGCCTTCTCCTTTGTAAACTGGTCTTTTGTGTGA
- the LOC123226384 gene encoding double-stranded RNA-binding protein 2-like → MYKNQLQELAQRSCFNLPSYTCIREGPDHAPRFKATVNFNGEIFESPHYCSTLRQAEHSAAEVALNSLSHRGPSPSLAARILDETGVYKNLLQEIAQRVGAPLPQYTTIRSGLGHLPVFKGMVELAGITFTGEPAKNKKQAEKNAAMAAWTSLKQLAKETASSSTEPENNDELEQITIARALLNYRLKEKMAMANSRDAPIPFTKKFPVQSPRPTSPQPPATASKILPLICPKAASRHRPASTAMNDKQVLPVHPSAADGRGTRPQRFPAAGAAPYVPIRQFRTCHGIAPPVTVRTAVPCFSAPPLPPPSVLPHQVMRAPPVRIAPPVTIRQAVPAYTAPQVRKDDSNTPRKDHPATIVSAIRKDPQKVIESAIQKEVFPAVVDPPILKKDPPTINAPATPDRTPCQVEKNEIITLTSLEETEAVQSLGELKI, encoded by the exons ATGTACAAAAACCAGCTGCAAGAGCTGGCGCAGAGGAGCTGCTTCAATCTCCCCTCCTACACGTGCATTCGGGAAGGTCCCGACCACGCGCCTAGATTTAAAGCTACTGTTAACTTTAACGGTGAGATCTTCGAGAGTCCTCACTACTGTTCTACTCTCCGTCAGGCCGAACACTCCGCCGCTGAAGTCGCTCTCAACTCACTCTCCCACCGTGGGCCCTCCCCCTCGCTCGCCGCTAGGATCCTG GATGAGACAGGGGTTTACAAGAACCTCCTACAGGAAATTGCACAAAGAGTTGGAGCACCATTGCCACAATATACAACAATTAGGTCAGGCCTTGGACACCTACCCGTTTTTAAAGGTATGGTAGAATTGGCTGGAATAACATTTACAGGAGAACCTGCCAAGAACAAGAAGCAAGCAGAGAAGAACGCTGCTATGGCAGCTTGGACATCTCTAAAACAAT TGGCAAAAGAAACTGCAAGTTCTTCGACTGAGCCAGAGAACAATGATGAGTTAGAGCAGATTACCATAGCACGGGCCTTATTGAATTACCGGCTGAAAGAAAAGATGGCAATGGCAAACTCCCGTGATGCTCCCATACCATTTACAAAGAAATTTCCTGTTCAGAGCCCTAGACCAACAAGTCCACAACCTCCGGCTACCGCATCAAAAATCCTACCTTTAATTTGCCCAAAGGCAGCTTCTCGACACAGACCAGCATCCACAGCAATGAATGATAAACAAGTGCTGCCAGTACATCCATCAGCTGCAGATGGCCGAGGGACTCGACCTCAAAGATTCCCTGCAGCAGGAGCAGCTCCTTATGTTCCCATTCGCCAATTCAGGACTTGTCATGGTATAGCCCCACCAGTAACAGTACGAACTGCAGTGCCTTGTTTCTCTGCACCTCCACTTCCACCTCCATCTGTGCTTCCTCATCAAGTGATGCGAGCCCCACCTGTACGAATTGCTCCACCTGTCACTATTAGACAGGCTGTGCCTGCATATACTGCTCCACAGGTTCGTAAAGATGATTCTAATACTCCTCGTAAAGATCACCCAGCCACAATTGTTTCTGCTATTCGAAAAGATCCTCAAAAGGTAATTGAGTCCGCAATCCAAAAGGAAGTTTTTCCAGCTGTTGTTGATCCTCCCATTCTTAAAAAAGATCCTCCAACCATCAATGCTCCTGCCACGCCAGATAGAACACCATGCCAAgtagagaaaaatgaaataataaccCTGACAAGTCTGGAAGAAACTGAAGCAGTACAAAGCTTGGGAGAACTTAAGATTTGA
- the LOC123226006 gene encoding vacuolar fusion protein MON1 homolog, with the protein MSSSSSAPSSVDEINPTPKPIQDELSLASVTLSSESNGNGSVNENRELSWGRKRSEVEVEVDGSPSASSSGYAGERGSSSETSNSRIDEDEIQEVSNNDDGFGDGVQDSQPVWVPGKRYVDEDDTYISWRKRKKHFFILSNSGKPIYSRYGDEHKLAGFSATLQAIISFVENGGDHVKLVKAGKHQVIFLVKGPIYLVCISCTEEPYESLMGQLELLYGQMILILTKSVNRCFEKNPKFDMTPLLGGTDVVFSSLIHSFSWNPATFLHAYTCLPLAYATRQAAGAILQDVADSGVLFALLMCKYKVVSLVGAQKASLHPDDMLLLSNFVMSSESFRTSESFSPICLPRYNPMAFLYAYVHYFDVDSYLILLTTSSDAFYHLKDCRIRIESVLVKSNVLSEVQRSVLEGGMRVEDLPIDPLPRSSISHRLSQQRLLTDSPEGFTEPVIGIGGPSGLWHFIYRSIYLDQYVSSEFSPPICSPQQQKRLYRAYHKLYSSMHDKDIGPHKTQFRRDENYVLLCWVTLDFELYAAFDPLADKAVAIKTCNRVCQWVKDVENEIFLQGASPFSW; encoded by the exons ATGTCCTCCTCTTCATCAGCCCCATCCTCCGTTGACGAAATCAACCCTACCCCTAAACCAATCCAAGACGAGTTGTCATTGGCGTCAGTAACATTGAGTAGCGAATCGAATGGTAATGGATCAGTGAATGAGAATAGAGAATTGTCGTGGGGAAGGAAGCGTTCGGAGGTAGAAGTGGAGGTGGATGGGTCTCCGAGTGCCAGCAGTAGTGGGTATGCTGGAGAAAGAGGGAGCAGTAGCGAGACGAGTAATTCTAGAATTGATGAGGATGAGATACAGGAAGTGAGTAATAATGATGATGGTTTTGGTGATGGAGTTCAGGATTCTCAGCCTGTTTGGGTTCCCGGTAAACGCTACGTTGATGAG GATGATACTTACATATCatggagaaagagaaagaaacattttttcattttgagtAACTCTGGGAAACCTATATATTCCAG ATATGGGGATGAACATAAGCTAGCGGGCTTTTCAGCAACATTACAAGCAATTATTTCCTTTGTGGAGAATGG TGGGGATCATGTCAAATTGGTTAAAGCTGGGAAGCATCAG GTGATCTTTCTTGTGAAGGGACCAATATACTTAGTTTGCATTAGCTGCACAGAAGAGCCTTATGAATCATTAATGGGACAATTAGAGCTTCTTTATGGCCAG ATGATACTTATTTTAACAAAGTCCGTAAACAGATGCTTTGAGAAGAACCCAAAGTTTGATATGACACCCCTGCTTGGAGGAACAGATGTTGTCTTTTCATCACTCATTCATTCTTTCAGCTG GAATCCAGCCACATTCCTTCATGCATATACTTGTCTTCCCCTTGCTTATGCAACAAGGCAAGCTGCTGGTGCTATATTGCAAGATGTTGCTGATTCAGGTGTCCTTTTTGCATTGCTAATGTGTAAATACAAG GTTGTGAGTCTTGTTGGCGCACAAAAAGCCTCTCTTCATCCTGATGATATGCTACTTCTTTCCAACTTTGTTATGTCTTCAGAATCATTTAG GACATCTGAATCTTTCTCACCAATTTGCCTGCCAAGATATAATCCCATGGCATTTTTGTATGCTTATGTCCATTATTTTGAT GTGGACTCATACTTGATTTTGCTTACTACTAGTTCAGATGCCTTTTATCATCTTAAGGACTGCAG gATTCGTATTGAAAGTGTCCTTGTGAAGTCAAATGTTCTTAGTGAAGTTCAGAGATCTGTATTAGAAGGGGGAATGCGAGTTGAGGATTTGCCTATTGATCCACTGCCTCGTTCTTCCATATCTCATCGTTTGAGCCAACAGAGGCTTTTAACAGATTCTCCTGAAGGGTTCACTGAACCAGTTATTGGTATTGGTGGTCCTTCTGGACTTTGGCATTTTATTTATCGCAGTATATATCTGGATCAATATGTGTCATCTGAGTTCTCACCACCAATTTGCAGTCCTCAACAGCAGAAAAG ATTGTATAGAGCTTACCATAAACTTTACTCTTCCATGCATGATAAAGACATTGGACCCCACAAAACTCAGTTTAGAAGAGACGAAAACTATG TTCTTCTCTGCTGGGTTACGCTGGATTTTGAACTCTATGCGGCCTTTGATCCACTTGCAGATAAG GCAGTGGCCATAAAGACTTGCAACCGGGTTTGTCAATGGGTGAAGGATGTGGAAAATGAGATATTTTTGCAGGGAGCAAGCCCCTTTTCATGGTGA